CAGCGATCTCCTCGAGCAGATCACCGCCCGCGTGCTCGACCGGCGGCTCGCCGCCGGCGCCCGCGTCAACGAGGTGCACCTGGCTCGCGAGCTGGGCGTCAGCCGGACGCCGCTGCGGGAGGCGCTGATCGGGCTGGCCGACCGCGGCCTGCTGGTCTCCGCGCCCGGCCGCGGGTTCCTGGTGCCGCCGTTCGACCCGGACGAGGCGCGCCGGCTCTACCCGCTGGTGGCCGAGCTCGAGGCCCTCGCCCTGCGCTGGACGTCGCCGCTGGAGCTCGCCGGGCTGCCGGACGCGCTTGACGCCGTCGCCGCCGAAATGGTGCTCGCGGACGGCGGTGATCTGTCCACATTGGACGACCGGTGGCACGCGCTGCTGCTGTCCCGCTGCCCGAACCCACACCTGCTGCGGCTGATCGAGCAGACCAAGCCGCTGCTCAAGCGGTACGAGTCGGCCTACTTCGCCGGCGACGGTCACGCCGCGGAGAGCATCGGCGAGCACCGCCGGATCGCCGCGGCGCTGCGGGACGGCGACCTGGCCACCGCGTCCGCGGTGCTCGTCGCCAACTGGGTCAAGGCGCTGGCGTACCTGGGGACGGACGGGAAATGATCATCGCGCACCTGAGCGACCTGCACCTCGACGGCGGTTCGCGGGCGGAAGACCGCGTCGCCGCCGTGATGGG
This window of the Amycolatopsis balhimycina FH 1894 genome carries:
- a CDS encoding GntR family transcriptional regulator gives rise to the protein MARTPLRSDLLEQITARVLDRRLAAGARVNEVHLARELGVSRTPLREALIGLADRGLLVSAPGRGFLVPPFDPDEARRLYPLVAELEALALRWTSPLELAGLPDALDAVAAEMVLADGGDLSTLDDRWHALLLSRCPNPHLLRLIEQTKPLLKRYESAYFAGDGHAAESIGEHRRIAAALRDGDLATASAVLVANWVKALAYLGTDGK